The Terriglobia bacterium genome includes a region encoding these proteins:
- the queF gene encoding preQ(1) synthase yields the protein MPRKPRYTPEHARSGLHTIFPDIETWPNQFPKYEIVVDVPEFTSVCPKTGLPDFGVITIRYMPDKRCLELKSLKEYLLTYRNLGIFQENIVNRILEDVVRAARPVWAEVKGDFNPRGGIGTIVSARWPRKK from the coding sequence ATGCCCCGCAAACCTCGCTACACCCCCGAACACGCCCGCTCCGGCCTCCATACCATCTTTCCCGATATCGAGACCTGGCCCAACCAGTTCCCAAAGTACGAGATCGTGGTTGATGTTCCCGAGTTCACCTCCGTCTGCCCCAAGACCGGCCTCCCCGACTTCGGCGTCATCACCATCCGCTACATGCCCGACAAGCGCTGCCTGGAACTCAAGTCGCTGAAGGAATACCTGCTCACCTACCGCAATCTCGGCATTTTCCAGGAAAATATCGTCAACCGCATTCTCGAAGACGTGGTGCGCGCCGCCCGCCCCGTCTGGGCCGAAGTGAAGGGCGACTTCAATCCCCGCGGCGGCATCGGTACCATTGTCTCCGCACGCTGGCCGCGAAAAAAGTAG